A window of the Aspergillus flavus chromosome 6, complete sequence genome harbors these coding sequences:
- a CDS encoding ammonia permease (ammonium transporter 1) — protein sequence MAEYPVAYNGSATGTGGDSLTEDLNIYYSSGDIAWVIVSTALVLLMIPGVGFFYSGLARRKSALSLLWLSIMSVGIVSFQWFFWGYSLAFSHTAGKYIGDLSNFGFKGVLGAPSVGSAKVPDLLFAVFQGMFACITVALAVGAVAERGRMLPCMVFSFVWSTIIYDPIACWTWNSSGWVANLGGLDYAGGTPVHIASGCTALAYSLMLGKRRGHGTHELNYRPHNVTHVVIGTVFLWVGWFGFNAGSALSANLRAVMAAVVTNLAAAVGGVTWCILDYRLERKWSTVGFCSGVIAGLVAITPASGFVTPWASFIFGVVGAVACNYATKLKYVIKVDDALDIFAVHGIGGLVGNLLTGLFAADYIAHLDGSTTIDGGWINHNYIQLAYQLADSVTGMAYSFFGSCIILFIINLIPGLSLRAPEEDEIMGIDDAEIGEFAYDYVEITRDVISAANSESGENASKRSLTPTGNETSIEAKA from the exons ATGGCAGAATACCCTGTGGCCTACAATGGGTCGGCGACCGGGACCGGAGGTGACTCTTTGACGGAAGATCTCAACATCTACTACAGC TCTGGTGACATCGCATGGGTTATTGTTTCGACGGCTCTTGTCTTGTTGATGATTCCAGGAGTCGG ATTCTTCTATTCCGGTCTTGCCCGTCGGAAGTCGGCACTTTCGCTACTATGGCTCTCGATAATGTCTGTCGGAATAGTCTCCTTCCAGTGGTTCTTCTGGGGGTACTCTCTCGCTTTCTCTCATACCGCCGGAAAATATATTGGTGACTTGAGCAACTTTGGGTTCAAAGGGGTCCTGGGTGCGCCATCTGTTGGCAGCGCCAAGGTCCCAGATCTCTTGTTTGCTGTCTTCCAAGGCATGTTCGCCTGTATTAC AGTGGCACTCGCGGTTGGTGCTGTCGCAGAGCGTGGCCGCATGCTTCCCTGCATGGTTTTTAGCTTTGTCTGGTCCACCATCATCTACGACCCTATCGCATGCTGGACCTGGAACTCGAGCGGTTGGGTGGCAAACCTTGGTGGTCTTGATTATGCGGGTGGTACACCCGTTCACATCGCCTCTGGTTGTACCGCATTGGCATACTCGCTGATGCTTGGAAAGCGTCGTGGACACGGCACCCACGAGCTCAACTATCGCCCGCACAACGTAACACATGTGGTCATCGGTACGGTATTCCTTTGGGTTGGATGGTTCGGATTCAATGCCGGCTCCGCCTTGAGCGCCAATCTTCGTGCCGTCATGGCAGCCGTGGTCACCAACCTCGCCGCCGCCGTGGGGGGAGTTACCTGGTGTATCCTGGACTACCGGCTTGAGAGGAAGTGGTCTACTGTTGGTTTCTGCTCTGGTGTGATTGCCGGCTTGGTGGCCATCACCCCCGCATCGGGCTTTGTCACTCCCTGGGCTTCATTCATTTTCGGTGTTGTGGGAGCTGTCGCTTGCAACTATGCCACCAAACTCAAGTACGTGATCAAGGTTGACGACGCGCTTGATATCTTCGCTGTCCACGGTATTGGAGGTCTGGTGGGCAACCTTTTGACTGGACTTTTCGCTGC TGATTACATCGCCCACCTTGATGGCTCTACCACAATCGATGGCGGCTGGATCAACCACAACTACATCCAGCTAGCTTATCAGCTCGCCGACTCCGTCACCGGAATGGCATACTCTTTCTTCGGAAGCTGCAttatcctcttcatcatcaacctgATTCCTGGCCTCAGCTTGCGTGCCCCCGAAGAAGACGAGATCATGGGCATTGACGACGCCGAAATTGGCGAGTTTGCT TATGACTACGTCGAGATTACCCGCGACGTGATCAGTGCCGCCAACAGTGAGAGCGGCGAGAATGCTTCCAAGCGTAGCTTAACTCCAACCGGCAACGAAACGTCCATAGAGGCCAAGGCTTAG
- a CDS encoding NADP-dependent oxidoreductase domain-containing protein: MPCSPRLLEQKTPVTPIGYGAMSLSAYYTNTPEPDSKRLAFLDHVYATGQRFWDTANNYGDNEELIGKWLALNPDKRKDIVLATKFGQVGGGPGRNDAAYARECCERSLEKLQTSYIDLYYVHRVDTAVPIEKTVEGLVGLVREGKVRHIGLSEVSPQTLRRAHAVHPIAAIQMEYSLFALDVEKPKTDLLNTTKELGVALVAYSPLSRGLLSGRLKSPDDLEEGDFRRGIPRFFPENFHKNLELDEKLHTIAARNGITVGQLALAWLLAQGDNVIPIPGTKSIDYFNENMGALEVELGMQDLREIRAAAEKADVRGHRYAVETSPNSYFADTPPLE; encoded by the exons ATGCCCTGCTCACCGAGACTTCTCGAGCAGAAAACCCCTGTAACCCCCATCGGTTACGGGGCAATGTCCCTCAGCGCATACTACACCAACACACCCGAACCGGACTCCAAACGCCTCGCCTTCCTAGACCACGTCTACGCCACCGGGCAACGCTTCTGGGATACAGCGAACAACTACGGCGACAATGAGGAATTAATCGGCAAGTGGCTGGCGCTGAATCCCGACAAACGGAAAGATATAGTTCTGGCGACGAAATTCGGGCAGGTGGGTGGCGGACCGGGGAGAAATGATGCAGCGTATGCGCGAGAGTGTTGCGAAAGGAGTCTGGAGAAGCTTCAGACGAGTTATATCGACTTGTACTATGTGCATCGGGTTGATACGGCAGTTCCGATTGAGAAGACCGTGGAGGGGCTGGTGGGACTGGTTCG CGAAGGGAAAGTTCGCCATATTGGTCTTTCGGAAGTGTCGCCTCAGACTCTTCGGAGGGCTCACGCTGTGCACCCCATCGCCGCAATTCAGATGGAATACAGTCTTTTCGCGTTGGACGTCGAAAAGCCCAAGACTGACCTCCTGAACACCACCAAGGAACTCGGCGTCGCGCTTGTGGCATACTCGCCTTTGAGCCGGGGGCTATTGTCCGGCCGGCTGAAGAGTCCTGACGACCTAGAAGAGGGGGATTTTCGAAGGGGAATACCACGTTTCTTTCCAGAGAACTTCCACAAGAACCTAGAGCTGGATGAGAAGTTGCATACTATTGCTGCCCGGAATGGCATAACGGTAGGCCAATTGGCGCTGGCGTGGTTGTTGGCGCAAGGCGACAATGTCATCCCCATACCAGGGACGAAGAGTATTGACTACTTTAATGAGAATATGGGGGCATTGGAGGTGGAGTTGGGTATGCAAGATCTGCGGGAGATTCGGGCGGCAGCGGAAAAGGCCGATGTCAGAGGGCATCGATATGCTGTGGAGACGTCGCCAAACTCGTATTTTGCAGATACGCCACCGTTGGAATGA